Within Anaerolineae bacterium, the genomic segment CCGCCGGGGAGGAGTTGACCTGTCCCCCCGTGCTGTATTTCCAGCGCAGGCGTCCGCTCCCCGACTCGAGGGCATACAGGTTGCCATCCGCGGCGCCGACGTAGATGGTATCGCCCATGCCGGCCGGCGAGGAGATGATGGGCTTATCGGCGCGGAAGCGCCACACCGGCCAGCCCGAATGAACATCTAGGGCATACAGGTAGCGGTCGGTGGAACCAACGATGACCATGTCCTCCCAGAGCAGGGGCGAGGAAACGACACCGCCGCCGCAGAAATAGCGCCAGAGGAGGGCCCCCCGTTGGAGCTGGAGGGCATACACGTATCCGTCCTCGCTCCCCACGACCAGCATTTCATCGGCGATGGCCGGCGAGGAGCGCACCGGGCCGCTGGTAACCGCTTTCCAGAGCAGTTTGCCACTGCGAGCCTGCACGGCGTAGATATGCGCATCATCTGAGCCGAAGAAGGCATGGTTATAGGCGATGCGGGCGGAAGAGCGCACCCGCCCCTGCGTGGGGAAGCGCCAGACCTGCCGGCCGCTGGCGGCCAGCACCGCGTACAGCGCGCCGTCCTCCGAGCCGATGATGACCAGATCCTCCCAGGGGGTTGGCGTGGCGGCGATGCCCCCTTCGGTCGGGAACTTCCACAGCAACTGGCCGTTGTCGGCGCGCAGGGCGTAAAGGTTGTGATCATAGCACCCGATATAGAGCACCCCATCGGCCACGCGCGGGGATGAGCGCACCTCATCCTCACAGCGGAAGGACCAGAGGGGCTGGACCGCCGGCTCGCTGGAGATATGCACCGTGGAGAAGAGCGCCGGGTCGGGCTGGCCGGGGCGGCCGGCGAGCGGCAGTAAGGCGCGCCGCATCTCCTCGGCCGTGGCGAAGCGCTCGCTCGCCTCATACGCCAGGGCGCGCATGACGATGGCCTCCAGCTCCGGCGACACGGTGGGGTTGTACTGCCGCAGGGGCCGCTGATGGAAGGTAAACGGCGCCTCCTTGGTCGGGTCGCACCCGCTCAAGAGATGATGCAAGGTCGCTCCCAGGGAATAAATGTCGCTCTGGGGCGTGGCAATGCCGCGGTACTGTTCGGGCGGGGAATAGCCCTCGGTGCCGATCATGGTGCCGCGCTCTTCCCCGCGGAATATCTTGGCGATGCCGAAGTCAATGAGCACGATATGCCCGTACTCGTTGAGCATGACATTGGAGGGCTTCATGTCGCGGAAGACGATGGGCTCGGGCTGGCGGGTGTGGAGGAAGTGCAGGACCTCGCAGATTTCGATGGCCCAGCGCACGACGATGGACTGGGGGAGGGGGCCGCCGTGCCGGCGCAGGATGGTCTCCAGGTCCTCCCCATGGATCAGCTCCAGCACCAGGTAGCTGTATTCCTCTTCGTTGAAGAAGTCGTAAATCTTGGGGATGGCCGGGTGGCTCAGGCTGGCCAGCAAGTTGGCCTCGCGCTCGAACAGCTCCCGCTGTTGGGCCAGCACCAGGGGCTTGGTCGGGGCGATGGCGATCTCCTTGACGGCACAGCGGCGCACCACATTGGGGAAATTCAGGTCGCGCGCCTCGTAGACCGTGCTCATGCCGCCGGTGCCCAGCACCCGCAGGATTTGGTAGCGCCCGCGCAGGACCTGGCCGGGCTGGAGATGCGTGCCGGCGGACTGCTCGGCCGTCTTGGCGGAAACGTCGCGACGTGTCTCCAATGCGCCCCTTCCTGCTTACCCTGTCAGTGCACAGGCTCCAGCACCCCGAGCGTCTGGCAGGCTCGGTTGACAGCCCGATTATAATGTACGCTTTGCAACCTGGCAAGGCCTACTTTTGTCCTAAACAAGGCGTAGGCGGCTGTCCCTGGTCCGGGGCGGGGGCGCGGATTTGACAATCCGCCGGCCCCCGCGTATAATGTAGAACAAATGTTCTATTCCGGGTTTCGGGTGCCCGCCGCACGACCGAAAGGAGGGAGAGCATGAACCGCTACGGCGAACAGCGCTGGATCCGCCGGCCCGTCCGCTCGCGCTCCAAAATGGTTTCCTTCCGCGTCAGCCTGGACGAACTGCGGGAGCTGGAGCTGGAAGC encodes:
- a CDS encoding ribbon-helix-helix protein, CopG family, which produces MNRYGEQRWIRRPVRSRSKMVSFRVSLDELRELELEATRRHLSISDLVRLALARLLGSPPA
- a CDS encoding serine/threonine-protein kinase, whose amino-acid sequence is METRRDVSAKTAEQSAGTHLQPGQVLRGRYQILRVLGTGGMSTVYEARDLNFPNVVRRCAVKEIAIAPTKPLVLAQQRELFEREANLLASLSHPAIPKIYDFFNEEEYSYLVLELIHGEDLETILRRHGGPLPQSIVVRWAIEICEVLHFLHTRQPEPIVFRDMKPSNVMLNEYGHIVLIDFGIAKIFRGEERGTMIGTEGYSPPEQYRGIATPQSDIYSLGATLHHLLSGCDPTKEAPFTFHQRPLRQYNPTVSPELEAIVMRALAYEASERFATAEEMRRALLPLAGRPGQPDPALFSTVHISSEPAVQPLWSFRCEDEVRSSPRVADGVLYIGCYDHNLYALRADNGQLLWKFPTEGGIAATPTPWEDLVIIGSEDGALYAVLAASGRQVWRFPTQGRVRSSARIAYNHAFFGSDDAHIYAVQARSGKLLWKAVTSGPVRSSPAIADEMLVVGSEDGYVYALQLQRGALLWRYFCGGGVVSSPLLWEDMVIVGSTDRYLYALDVHSGWPVWRFRADKPIISSPAGMGDTIYVGAADGNLYALESGSGRLRWKYSTGGQVNSSPAVAGDAVYVGSSDGGVYCLDARTGKLRWKFETQGPVVSSPLVHEGMVFIGSLDHHVYALPAAG